The DNA window AAAGAAGGTCGTTCCATTAAAAACATCATTCATGCTTCAGGAAATCTCGAAGAAGCCAAAGCTGAAGTTGCTCTCTGGTTTGCTGGCGATGAATTGTTTACCTACAAGACCGTGCATGAAATCCATGTGTTTTAGATTTTTTGTTTATTCTTTGTTTATCTTTTTTAAAAAATTCTTTAACCTTTATTTTTCAACTCCCATTTGAACTTATCCTGTCCAAAAGATTTAAAAATGAGCCAGTCGCCAAACCGTCTATAAACCCAGTAGATCTTAAACTGGTCAAAACATAATCCTATTACAACGAGGTAACTAACAATGGCTGAAAAAATGGTTGACAAGGTCATGCGTATCACGCAAACACCTGCACAAATTCGTAATATCTGCACATCCGCACACATTCATCACGGTAAAACCGCATTTACTGATAACTTACTTGCAGCAGCAGGTATGATGTCAGCAAAAGCAGCAGGAGATCTTGAAGCTGGTATGGCGACATGGGGACACGCAGACGAACAAGAACGTCTTATGACGGTTGACGCTGCTAATGTATCTATGGTGCACGATTTTCAAGGTAAAGAATACTTAATCAATCTCATTGATACTCCTGGTCACGTTGACTTTGGTGGTAATGTTACTCGTGCCATGCGTGCTATTGACGGAACTGTTGTTCTCATCTGTGGTGTTGAAGGAGTTATGCCACAAACCGAAACCGTTGTACGACAAGCCCTTCGTGAACGCGTAAAACCTGTTCTTTTCATTAACAAAGTAGATCGTCTTGTTAAAGAACTTAAACTTAGTCCAGAACAAATTGCTGCTCGTATTCAAGCATTAGTAGTTCAATTTAACAACATGATTGAAAATGTTGCTGAACCAGAATATAAACAGAAATGGAAAGTAAGTGTTCAAGATGGTAGTGTTGCTTTTGGATCTGCACGCGAAAACTGGGCTCTCTCATTTCCTTACATGCAAAAGAAAAGCATCAAATTCTCTGATATCCTTCACATCTATGAACTAGAAGGCGAAGAACGTAAAGATTGGGTTTGGAAAAACGCCCCTCTTCACGAAGTTATCCTTGATATGGTAATTAAACATCACCCTACTCCTATGGAAGCGCAAGCATATCGTATTCCTAAAATGTGGCACGGTGATCCAGAATCCCAGTTTGGTAAAGATCTTGTTTCCTGTAACCCTGATGGTAAAATTGCGTTTGTCATTACTCGTATTGTTATTGATCCACGTTCAGGAAAAGATATTTCTGCTGGTCGACTGTTTAGTGGAGTCATTAAAAGCGGACAAGAAGTATGGCTTAACAACGCAAAACAAAAACAACGTATTCAAAACGTATACATTTACAATGGTGTTAAACCAGAAATCATTGACTCCATTCCCGCAGGAAACGTTCTTGCTATCTCAGGAGTAGTTGGTTTTGCAGGAGAAACAGTTACCTTTGAAGAAGAACAACCATTTGAGGAGCTCAAACACATTTTTGATCCAGTTATTACCAAAGCTATCGAAGCTAAAAAACCAGGAGATCTTCCAAAATTAATCGAAGTCTTGCGTAAAGTTAGTCGTGAAGATCCTTCCATTAAGATTGAAATTAACGAAGAAACTGGTCAAAACTTAATGAGTGGTATGGGAGAACTTCATCTTGAGATTATTGAAAACAGGATTCTTACCGAGAAGGGTGTAGAAGTAAAAACTTCACCACCTATCGTAGTATATCGTGAAACCATTACCAAACCTTCTGCTGAAGTAGAAGGAAAATCACCTAACAAGCATAACAAACTTTACTTTAAAGTTGAGCCACTTGATCCTGTTATTGCAAAAGGGGTTCGTGAAGGACGACTTCCCTCTGGACGCTTTAAACGTAAAGATGAGCAAACTATCAACTTCTTACGTGAAGAATGTGGTTGGGATGCCAAAACAGCCGGTCAAGTTAAAGCAATCTTTGAAGGCAATGTTTTCATGGATCAAACTCGTGGTATTGTATATATCAACGAAATCATGGAACTTGTCCTTGACATGTTTGAAGATGTTATGAAAAATGGGCCTCTCGCAAAAGAGCCGTGTGTTAATGTTATGGTAAGTCTCACCGACTGTTCACTTCACGAGGATGCGATCCACCGTGGTCCTGCACAAATGTATCCAGCAATTCGTGAGGGTATTCGTGGTGCGATGATGCAAGCAGGTCCAATGATGTTTGAACCATTACAGATCACTCGCATTGAAGTACCTCATGAATTCGTGGGCGAAATCTCTAAACTCGTTTCTTCTAAACGCGGTCAGCTTCTTGAAATGAACCAAGAAGGTGATCAAACTGCGGTTATCGCCAAGATGCCGGTAGGAGAAATGTTGGGATGGTCAAATGATCTTCGTAGTGCAACTGCTGGTCGTGGTGTATCTTCTCTTGTTGATCAAATGTATGAAAAACTTCCAATGGAATTACAAGAGAAAATTAAAACCCAGATCATTCAACGTAAAGGCATCAAAGGCGGAGAATTAGGAGCATAAGCTTTCTTTTTTGCTTTCTCCTTTTTCCTTTTCTAATTTCTTTTTTTTTGTTTCTTTGACCTCATAATTGATTTGGTCAAGCCAACACTTCATACTCAATACTTAATCAATAGATTTTAACTTAAGAGTGATAACATTTTTAAAGAGTTTGCTATTTTTGAGAATATGGGATTTTGGAAAAAGTTGATTGGTATAGGAGGTAGTGGTGACCCTTCCTTTCCTGGTTCTGCTCAACCCTCAAAATATCCAGCAGACCTAGGGGCAACTCAAGAACTAGCCCCAATTCTTGATCAAGGACCTAAACTAGCAATATATGAAACGGGCGTTTCTACTCAAGAAGAAGATAGGCGGTATGCCTCATTTGGTTCATTTTCACGTCTGGGCAGAGGAGGGACCTCTCATGTTTACCTAGAACAAGATAGTCAGAGCCAGCAACTATTTGCTCGCAAGGCGATTTATCTTTTCAGAACATTTCAACGAGAAACCACGGGTAAATTCCCGTTCTCACGCCCCAACATAGAATATAGTTACACCAATGACAATTTGTTCATCCACGTTAATGGCGAACCGTATCAAGTTACTGCTGCAGGTGTCAGCGGAATACAAAAAGATCGGTTGGAACAAGGATCTCTTCCTCTCTACTTTGCCTTGCACGAGTTATATGCTACAGCTATTACAGGATCAGCAGGTATTCCTAACATCCTTCCATTTAAGGGAAGAGAATATGTTCTTGATAAAGAGGGGAGGCTATTCTTATTATTAGATATTGGTCTTGTTTCTGGAGTAGGACTCAAACAAAAAGCTGTCTCACTTGCAAACACAAGTCCAGATTCTTATGCTTATTTTACAGGACGTGTTCTGGAAGATGTTATCAGAGAAATTCAAGGGGTTCATCAACAAAAAGTAGTTCACAACGATATTAAAGGGGAGAATATTCATGTTGTTCGCGCCAGAAATAGTGATAGTGCTATTACCACGGCTGCTCTTCTTTTTGATTTTGGCATAGCTCGAGTTCATCCAGGCACTATTGCTGCACAAAGAATTTCAGATCCCCTGCGTCAATTTCTCTTTAATCCTCGTGAAGAATGGGATGGGTTTGTATCTGGTACTATTGGATATATCTGTCCTGAAAAAGCTATCAACCCTCGGCATAATCATGAACCATTTGAAGTCCAACATAAAGCTGATTATTTTTCCCTTGGCTCATTAGCTTTGGAATTAGTATTAAAATTCTCGAATGAATCTTACTTCAACAAAACTCACGCGCATCCTGAGGAGTGGGTAGATCATCTTAGAAGAATGCCCAAAAAATTTGATGATAAAATCTTTCAGGATTTCTCTTCTGCATCCGGATTTAATCCTCGACAAAAAAGAGACCTTGAAACAGGTATTCGCCATGCTATGGCTGCAAATCCTACATATCGTTCCATTGAAGAACTTCTTCAAGCAGCAATAGATTTACAAAGAGAATAATCATATTTGTTGATGCATCCAGAAAACGTGTTGCATAATCTTTCATCATTGAAATGAGATCTCATCTCCTTCTTTATATTTCCCGTCAACAAATCCTAACTCTATCACATACTTTCCTTTAACTGAACTTTGCCACATCTGCCATGGCTGAAAATTTCTCTTCACTTCCACAATTTTCATTTCTTCATCAACAATCAACACATCAATGGGAAAAAACACAAACCACATATGTAATGATATCCCTCGAGAAACCGGAAACTCCATTACCAAATTCTGTTGAGAACGAAACATCAATCCTCGCATCCAAGAAAAAAATCCTGTTGCATATCGTTCATGTTTAGAAATAATACTTTTCTGCGTTAAATTCTCAATCATCTCTCTCTCTCTCTCTCTCTCTTCTAGCTCTCTTTTTTCATGCCTCTTGCTTCCACAACTCATCACCAACATAATGCAACGTCTTTACCATTTTTCCGGTTGTTGTTGCAAGCATTTCTTCCTTGCCAAAAAGCGCTTTGCCAACAGCAAGAAACTTACCATGTGTTTGATCTACTATCACTACTGGATCTCCCATTTTCACTTCCTCATCAACTGCAACAATTCCTGGCCGCATCAAATCCGCGCCATTCACAATGAAACGTACAGCACCCATGTCAACGGTTATTTTCTTTACTAACATGGTGTTATTCATCAAAAAACGTAACGTAGGAAAAGCAGTCTCTTCCTCAAAAAAGAACG is part of the Candidatus Woesearchaeota archaeon genome and encodes:
- a CDS encoding DUF192 domain-containing protein; the encoded protein is MIENLTQKSIISKHERYATGFFSWMRGLMFRSQQNLVMEFPVSRGISLHMWFVFFPIDVLIVDEEMKIVEVKRNFQPWQMWQSSVKGKYVIELGFVDGKYKEGDEISFQ
- a CDS encoding RNA-binding protein, whose amino-acid sequence is MKVTTVSPKDAQELLARYNLIFTKKDIIQRKETLPKATLTINRTIAFFFEEETAFPTLRFLMNNTMLVKKITVDMGAVRFIVNGADLMRPGIVAVDEEVKMGDPVVIVDQTHGKFLAVGKALFGKEEMLATTTGKMVKTLHYVGDELWKQEA
- a CDS encoding elongation factor EF-2 is translated as MVDKVMRITQTPAQIRNICTSAHIHHGKTAFTDNLLAAAGMMSAKAAGDLEAGMATWGHADEQERLMTVDAANVSMVHDFQGKEYLINLIDTPGHVDFGGNVTRAMRAIDGTVVLICGVEGVMPQTETVVRQALRERVKPVLFINKVDRLVKELKLSPEQIAARIQALVVQFNNMIENVAEPEYKQKWKVSVQDGSVAFGSARENWALSFPYMQKKSIKFSDILHIYELEGEERKDWVWKNAPLHEVILDMVIKHHPTPMEAQAYRIPKMWHGDPESQFGKDLVSCNPDGKIAFVITRIVIDPRSGKDISAGRLFSGVIKSGQEVWLNNAKQKQRIQNVYIYNGVKPEIIDSIPAGNVLAISGVVGFAGETVTFEEEQPFEELKHIFDPVITKAIEAKKPGDLPKLIEVLRKVSREDPSIKIEINEETGQNLMSGMGELHLEIIENRILTEKGVEVKTSPPIVVYRETITKPSAEVEGKSPNKHNKLYFKVEPLDPVIAKGVREGRLPSGRFKRKDEQTINFLREECGWDAKTAGQVKAIFEGNVFMDQTRGIVYINEIMELVLDMFEDVMKNGPLAKEPCVNVMVSLTDCSLHEDAIHRGPAQMYPAIREGIRGAMMQAGPMMFEPLQITRIEVPHEFVGEISKLVSSKRGQLLEMNQEGDQTAVIAKMPVGEMLGWSNDLRSATAGRGVSSLVDQMYEKLPMELQEKIKTQIIQRKGIKGGELGA